The Bacteroidales bacterium genome includes the window TCCGCTCTCAGCAGCTTTTTCAAGGATCACGACAAATCCCTTTTCAAACTGCACCGGCCGGTGATGGATCGACTGAAATTTACCCTGCGGATACAGCACAAGCAAATTGTCCTTAGTTTGCAAGAGATCAGCGGCATACGACAAGGATTCAACCATCGACCGTTTTCCTTTATCGATCGAAAAAGCACCCGCCTTATTGAGAAACATTCTGTCTCGTAACTGCTCCTCCAGCATCATGACATGGTAGATCCTCCTGAAAAGCCTATCGTTCAGGTAATAGGCAATGAATCCATCCCACCAGCTGAAATGATTGCCGATCAGTAAAACAGGCAAGCCACGATCCTTAAATGCTCCGTGAACGACAACTTTTGAGAAATGCCTTTTTATCATGAGATGAGTGAAGATCCGGAAAAACCAGACATAGAACGGGATATGCCGCGACGTTATCATGCAGGTAAGTTATTCCATTAACAGGTTCAGGAGGATGAAAAAAGCCAGAAGGATCAACCAGAGCGGAACGGACATCCTGTTTCGGAATTTCATTTTCGTCAAAAAGGCTAAAATAAAAAACAGCAGGGAAGTAACAAACCATGCCAGGTAATTCCGCACAGGGATGACTCCCCCCTCCCACGTCCACATTTCCAATTTAACAGCGGCCGGTTCGAGGAACAGGTCAAAGACAACCATCAGGACTGAAGCAAGGAGGATGCGCAGCCAGGGATTCCTGCTGATCCGGCTCGACAGGTCCCAGGTCGTGTAGACCAAAAAAAACCAGTTCACGCCAATGAGCAGAGGCGTTTGCCCTATTCCGGGTCCCAAGATCTTTCCATAAACATAGGTCCCAAAAACATTACCGGTGGCCACGCCCACAGCTTCAATCAGAAATCCCGCCACCAGAACGAACAGCCCAAAAAGAATCGTCTTACGATCCCATCCGGCATGAAATGCCAGTAAGATGAGAAGGTTCAGGAGCAGACTGTAGGGAGTGAACCTGATAAACAGGTCATGCTGGGAGGGTGTCACCAACCCGGCAATGCCCACTCCGTAATACAGAATCAAGAAAAAGACAAAATATGCTGGTTTCAGTGACTTTGCGGCCATGATTCTTAATATGTTTTGCTTTTAGAGATCATCCCGGCAACGATCTCTGCAGATGCCAGACAAAGTGGAATTCCTCCGCCCGGATGCACGCTTCCGCCCGCAAAATACAGTCCCCTGATCTGTTTCCTTTTGTTCGGATGCCTGTAAAAAGCCGCAAACGGATCATTGGAGCTGATCCCGTAGATGGATCCAAAGGCTGACGCCGTTTTGCCTTCAATGGTCCTTGGATCGGCAATCTGCTCAGCTTCGATCAGTGGCTCCACATCCCGGTTCAGCATCTTTCTGATTTTCTGAAGAACCGCAGTACGTATTTGTTGCAGGTGTGCGTCCCAGTCCTGCCCGTAATTCGCCGGAGCATTGACCATTACGAACCAGTTTTCGCACCCCGGAGGAGCATCATCCTGAACTTTTTTGGAACTTATGAAAATATATACCGTCGGATCCCCGTACACGGTCTTTTTATTGAAAATATGTTCAAACTCCTCTTTATAATCTCCAGAGAACAGGATGTTGTGCAAATCCAGTCCGGGAAAGGATCCCCTGATTCCCCAGTAAAAGATGACCGCCGAAGAGGACCGCTCTGATTCCCAAAGCCGTTCAGGAGCCATTTTCCTGGGCAATAATTTGGAATACAGCGTATGAACATCGATTGCACTGACAACCACATCATAGCCGACTTCCTGATCAGAACAGACAATGCCTTTCACCTTTTTACCATCCAATACGATGGAT containing:
- a CDS encoding lysophospholipid acyltransferase family protein; its protein translation is MITSRHIPFYVWFFRIFTHLMIKRHFSKVVVHGAFKDRGLPVLLIGNHFSWWDGFIAYYLNDRLFRRIYHVMMLEEQLRDRMFLNKAGAFSIDKGKRSMVESLSYAADLLQTKDNLLVLYPQGKFQSIHHRPVQFEKGFVVILEKAAESGFQMIFYVALTDYYEYRKPMLHIYLKEVSYFAGMTADDLEAAYNAFYLGSENLQRGCQ
- a CDS encoding carotenoid biosynthesis protein — translated: MAAKSLKPAYFVFFLILYYGVGIAGLVTPSQHDLFIRFTPYSLLLNLLILLAFHAGWDRKTILFGLFVLVAGFLIEAVGVATGNVFGTYVYGKILGPGIGQTPLLIGVNWFFLVYTTWDLSSRISRNPWLRILLASVLMVVFDLFLEPAAVKLEMWTWEGGVIPVRNYLAWFVTSLLFFILAFLTKMKFRNRMSVPLWLILLAFFILLNLLME